TGTGTGGCGGAGGTAGTCGCAATCTCTATCTCAAGCGTCGGTTACAGGTACTATTGGAACCTGTGCCAGTTGTTACCACAGATGAAGTTGGCTTGAGTGCTGATTTCAAAGAAGCAATAGCCTTTGCAGTTTTGGCATACTGGCGCTTTATGGGTACTCCTGGCAACTTACCAACCGCAACCGGAGCGCGTCAAGAAGTGCTGCTGGGTCAAATTCACTCACCGTTGGTTGTCAGCGCCTAAGGGGCGGGATGACACGCCAGCAACGAATGAAAAAACACTTTTTTCCCTTCTTCCCTGTTATCAGTTATCAGTTATCAGTTATTTGATAACTGATAACTGTTCCGTGTTCCCTTGTGACTATATTCCAATACAGTCGAACTGAAAAAACACTAAGCTGTATATATGGCAAAAAACTCTGCTGACTAACTACCTGTAACTTAACTGATTATGTTTGAAGCATTAGCTGACCGTTTAGAAGGTGCCTGGAAGAAACTCCGGGGTCAGGACAAAATCTCCCAATCGAATATTCAAGACGCTTTGCGCGAAGTGCGTCGTGCGCTGTTAGAAGCGGATGTTAATCTTCAGGTAGTTAAAGATTTTGTCACCGAAGTTGAAACCAAGGCGCTGGGAGCGGAAGTTATTACTGGCGTCCGACCTGACCAACAGTTCATCAAGATTGTCCACGATGAACTAGTGCAGGTAATGGGGCAAGAGAATGTTCCTTTAGCACAAGCTGATCACTCTCCCACAGTTGTTCTGATGGCAGGGTTGCAGGGTACTGGTAAAACGACTGCTACTGCCAAGTTAGCCTTGCATCTACGTAAGTTAGAACGCAGCTGCTTAATGGTCGCGACGGACGTGTATCGTCCAGCGGCTATTGACCAATTGATCACACTAGGTAAGCAAATTGACGTGCCAGTGTTTGAACTAGGATCTGATGCTGATCCAGTTGAGATTGCACGGCAGGGCGTGGAACGCGCCAAAGCAGAAGGGGTTGACACAGTCATTATTGATACTGCTGGTCGCTTACAAATTGATCAAGACATGATGGCGGAATTAGCCCGCATCAAAGAAACTGTCCAACCCGATGAAACTCTTTTGGTGGTAGACTCCATGACGGGTCAAGAAGCCGCCAATCTTACCCGTACTTTCCACGAAAAAATTGGGATTACTGGTGCAATTCTTACCAAGTTGGATGGTGATAGCCGGGGTGGGGCAGCACTTTCTGTGCGGCATATTTCAGGAGCACCCATTAAGTTTGTCGGTGTGGGTGAAAAGGTTGAAGCTTTACAACCGTTTTATCCTGACCGTATGGCATCGCGCATTTTGGGCATGGGCGATGTTCTGACCTTGGTAGAAAAGGCTCAGGAAGAAATTGACCTTGCTGATGCTGAGAAAATGCAGGAGAAAATCCTGTCAGCGAACTTCGACTTTACCGATTTTCTCAAGCAAATGCGCCTACTCAAGAACATGGGTTCACTGGGTGGTATAATTAAGCTCATCCCTGGGATGAACAAGCTAACAGATGACCAACTTAAGCATGGAGAAACCCAGCTTAAGCGCTGTGAAGCGATGATTAATTCCATGACGCGTCAAGAGCGCCAGAACCCCGATTTGTTGGCAAGTTCTCCTAGTAGACGGCGACGCATTGCGAGTGGAGCAGGTTATAAAGAGACAGATGTTAGTAAACTGGTCAGTGACTTCCAAAGAATGCGCAATATGATGCAGCAAATGGGTCAAGGGCAGTTCGCTGGTATGCCAGGAATGTTTGGTGGAATGGGTGGTCCGGCTGCTGGTAACAGCCCAGCTGCCCCTGGTTGGCGGGGTTACAATAGCGGCGCTGGCTCGAAAAAGAAGCAGAAGAAAGACAAAAAGAAGAAAGGCTTCGGTACGCTTTAGCCACTCATGGGTGGTTAGTCGCAATTCACAAATAACAAACAGCGACTAACACCTAACACTTGGCAAGTGCTAAAATGGGCATTTTAGCACCAGAAGTTAAACTGCCTACCCAATGGGACAGCTTTCAACAGCAATAACATTCCCTTTGGAACTGTGTTCCGGAAACTTCACGCTCATCTAAGTTCCCAATAAACTAACTGCAAACAGATTCCTAGAAACAGGAGAACGATTTCTTAACCATGATTAAACTGCGCCTGAAGCGATACGGTAAAAAACGAGAACCAAGTTACCGCATCATCGCAATCAACAACCTCGCTCGCCGCGATGGTCGTCCGTTGGAAGAACTGGGTTTTTATAACCCCAGAACTGATGAAGTACGACTGGATGTTCCCGGCATCGTCAAGCGACTACAACAAGGCGCTCAACCGACTGATACCGTACGTCACATCCTGCAAAAAGCCAATGTCTTTGAACAGGTCAGTGCAAAAGCCTCAACTTAAAATCGGAACAAAATCCCCCACAACCAGTCCAGACTACGTTGGACTGGTACGGTTTCTAATGCAACCGTTTTTAGATTCTCCTGAGTCTTTGAGCGTCGATTGTGAAATGTCTAATACCCGCAACCATGCTTGGATTCGCATTGCCTTTGAAAGCTCAGATAAGGGAAAAGTATTTGGTCGAGGTGGACGTAATATTCAAGCAATTCGCACTGTGATTACTGCAGCAGCTCAAACAGCTGGACACTCAGTATACCTGGATATCTATGGCAGCAGTGCTGGTAATCGGGATGGCTCATCTTTTGAAGAAGAAAAGGAAGAACGATTACCGCCACCAAAACCCAGAGAAAAACGTGGAGACGGACAAGATAAACCTATTGCCAGAATACGCTCCCACTAGGTTTAACACCAAGTCCGTAACAAAAACATGATAAGTAAATTCTAGCACTGAGTATTTATGGAACTGCAGCTTTTATCGACTTAGGAAATTCAAGTCACAGTTTGTACCGAAGTGCGTTCGTAGTGGAAAAGCTAGCATGAAAAAAAAGCCCGGTTAGCAATAGCTTAGTTTGGCGCAGTTGCAAACAAAGTAGATTCGGTCTATCCCAAAGCCGTCAAGGGTTTTGTGTAAGCGCCGAGTATGATTCCTACATCTTACGCTTACTCGGTTGAGTGTAACACTCGTAAACTAAGTAAAGCGCTCACACAGAAGTCAGAACAGAAAAAACAGCGGTTGACTATGTTTTTAGATGATACTTAGAGAATCTCTGTAAGGAGGTGAAACCAGGGAGTGGCTGAAGTCCGTTTGGGTGAAGATGAGTCGATTGACTCAGCATTAAGGCGCTTTAAAAAGAAAATTCAAAAAGCCGGAATTTTATCCGAGGTCAAGCGCCGAGAAAGATACGAAAATCCCAGTATGCGCCGTAAGCGCAAAGCGGAAGCCGCACGCAAAGGTGGTCGCTTCTAAATCAAAGTTCTATCTTTGATGATGGCGGTTAACTAATGCCAGCTAGCTATTTACCTTAAAGTCTGAAAGTTGTTGTAGAGCAAATATTCGGCAAAGTAGAGCAGCGATTTTATGCGCCTCTACTTTTCCTAATAAAATGTAATTTCAA
This portion of the Brasilonema sennae CENA114 genome encodes:
- the rpsP gene encoding 30S ribosomal protein S16, translated to MIKLRLKRYGKKREPSYRIIAINNLARRDGRPLEELGFYNPRTDEVRLDVPGIVKRLQQGAQPTDTVRHILQKANVFEQVSAKAST
- the ffh gene encoding signal recognition particle protein, yielding MFEALADRLEGAWKKLRGQDKISQSNIQDALREVRRALLEADVNLQVVKDFVTEVETKALGAEVITGVRPDQQFIKIVHDELVQVMGQENVPLAQADHSPTVVLMAGLQGTGKTTATAKLALHLRKLERSCLMVATDVYRPAAIDQLITLGKQIDVPVFELGSDADPVEIARQGVERAKAEGVDTVIIDTAGRLQIDQDMMAELARIKETVQPDETLLVVDSMTGQEAANLTRTFHEKIGITGAILTKLDGDSRGGAALSVRHISGAPIKFVGVGEKVEALQPFYPDRMASRILGMGDVLTLVEKAQEEIDLADAEKMQEKILSANFDFTDFLKQMRLLKNMGSLGGIIKLIPGMNKLTDDQLKHGETQLKRCEAMINSMTRQERQNPDLLASSPSRRRRIASGAGYKETDVSKLVSDFQRMRNMMQQMGQGQFAGMPGMFGGMGGPAAGNSPAAPGWRGYNSGAGSKKKQKKDKKKKGFGTL
- a CDS encoding KH domain-containing protein yields the protein MSLNRSVQKPQLKIGTKSPTTSPDYVGLVRFLMQPFLDSPESLSVDCEMSNTRNHAWIRIAFESSDKGKVFGRGGRNIQAIRTVITAAAQTAGHSVYLDIYGSSAGNRDGSSFEEEKEERLPPPKPREKRGDGQDKPIARIRSH
- the rpsU gene encoding 30S ribosomal protein S21 — encoded protein: MAEVRLGEDESIDSALRRFKKKIQKAGILSEVKRRERYENPSMRRKRKAEAARKGGRF